The following DNA comes from SAR202 cluster bacterium.
TTGACTCGACTACGTCATGTGCAAGGCCAATTTGATCTGCTTGTGGACTATGGCACGCTCGACGATTTGGGAAAACGCCACAGAGACAAATACATTCAGCAGGTTGTCCCGCTCTCACGTCCGGGAGGCCAGTTTTTGCTCTGGTGTTTTGAGTGGGAACTCCTGGCGTGGGAGAGCGTGCTGACTTCCCTACTCCCGCTTGGCAAGCTCGCCCTCGCTCCGGGCGAGGTAGACCGGCGGTTCGGCAGACACTACGACATTGAGTGTATCGGAGGCGAGAGGAACATCAAGGGCTGGCCGAGGGGCTACGCGGCATACTTGATGTCTCGCAAGGAAGGCTAGACCCCGCGGCTCAAGGAGGAGCTAAGTGGACAAAATAGCGGATTTCAAGCTTGCAGCTATGTCGGCCATGCTCGCAGTACCGGCCCTCTTTCTTTCGGGACTGTTTATTGTGCTGTTCTTCTCTGGCAGGGGGGGAGTTATATGGGCCGTTAAATGACTTCTTCGTTGCCGT
Coding sequences within:
- a CDS encoding class I SAM-dependent methyltransferase, translated to MHLVESGRLLPGKALDLGCGEGDNAIFLATHGFDTTAVDYAPTAIAKAKRKAAAAGATVKFVVDDLTRLRHVQGQFDLLVDYGTLDDLGKRHRDKYIQQVVPLSRPGGQFLLWCFEWELLAWESVLTSLLPLGKLALAPGEVDRRFGRHYDIECIGGERNIKGWPRGYAAYLMSRKEG